From the genome of Polynucleobacter sp. AM-7D1:
GGCAATCCCAACAACCCAAAGGTTTTGGTTTGTGTTCATGGTCTAACTCGTAGGGGTAGTGATTTCAAAACCCTTGCGCAGGCGATGAGTAATGATTACTACGTCGTCTGCCCTGATGTAGTGGGACGAGGCGATTCTGATCGATTGAAGAACCCAATGATCTATGCCGTGCCGCAATACGTTGCCGATATGGCAAGCTTGATTCAGCATCTTGGAGTTGCACAAGTGGACTGGTTTGGAACTTCAATGGGCGGTCTCATTGGCATGGTCTATGCCTCAATGCCCAAGAATCCAATACGTCGTATGTTAATTAACGATGTGGGTCCTCGGATTGAGCCTGAGGCTATTAAACGTTTAGGCTCTTATGTTGGTCAACCATTTACATTTAATAACCGTGCTGATGCTTTGCAGCGTCTAAATGAGATCTGTGCATCGTTTGGTAGTCATACACCAGAAGAGTGGGAGATTTATAACGGCCCGATGCTTGTACAAAAAGATGGCCTTTGGGTGATGCACTATGACCCTGATATTTCTGTACCGTTTGCATCTGTTAATCCTATTATGGCTAAGGCAGGTGAGATGGCAATGTGGCACGCCTTTAAGCAAATTCATATTCCGATGCTGATCGTTCGTGGCGGTGAGTCGGATTTGCTCTCTGCTAAAACAGTGGCCGAGATGTGTAAGGTCAACCCCTACATTCGGAGTATTGAAATTCCAGGAGTGGGACATGCGCCTGCTTTTGTGAAGTCAGAACAAGTTGCTTTAGCAAAAGAATTCTTTAGTTAAGGATTTCGGTCTTCCATGTCAAATGCTGGCAATGTATCTGAGAGCATCAAAATCATAGATGGCTGGTATGGAGAGCCCTCTGAAAGTCATGCTGCCGGTGTTCTGAGTATTCTGAAATTGCTTCATCTAGACGAGGCTACATTAACTGCTGCAAGTAATATCGCGCGGACTCATGGCAAAGAATCACTCACTAAACTGATTGGCGATGAGTCAGCCAAACTGTTGATTGGTTATCGTGGTCTAAGGCAGGCTCAAGCTAAGCTCGTCCGTAATGATGGTGGTCTGAGCATCTCTGGGCAAGAAGAAATGCTTAGAAAGATGTTGCTGGCTTTTGGTGACGACTTACGTGTGGTCCTCATTTATCTTGCTTCTCGCTTGCAAACATTGCGATGGATTACCCATGAAAAAATGGAGATGCCAAAAGCTTGGGCGCAAGAGATTCTTAATATTGATGCATCGCTCGCAAATCGCCTCGGTATCTGGCAAATGAAATGGGAGATGGAGGACTTAGCGTTTCGAGTTCTGTCTCCAGGGATCTATCGAGATATTGCCAAGATGCTCGATGGCAAGCGCATTGAGCGTGAATCTTTTATTGAGCAAATTGTCAAAAAGCTTCAGGAAGAATTAACTGCCGCTCATATTCAGGGTGAGGTTCAAGGTCGCCCAAAACACATCTACAGTATTTGGAAAAAGATGCAGGGCAAGTCACTCGACTTTGCCAATCTTTATGACGTCAGAGCATTTAGGGTTCTAGTGGGGGATGTTAAATCTTGCTACGCCATTTTAGGAATAGTGCACAACGTCTGGCAGCCTGTACCACGTGAATTCGATGACTATATTGCGAGACCCAAACCTAACGGTTATCAATCTTTGCATACTGTGGTGATGGATGAACATGGCACCGCATTTGAGATTCAGGTGCGTACTAATGAAATGCATCAACAGGCTGAGTATGGATTGGCTGCGCACTGGCGTTATAAGGAGGGTGCTTATGTTGGTGCTGCAACACCATCAAAAAATAAGCCAGTCTCCAATACTCCGAACACACCAAACCCCAGCCATCAAACTGGCACACATAGTGCAGTGGTTGCTTATGAACGCCAAATTGCTTGGGCAAGACAGCTCATCTCTTGGAAAGAAGATGCCTGGGACCAATTAAAGCATCATGAAATTGATGATCATATTTACGTTCTCACACCACTGGGCAAAGTCATTTCCTTGGAGAAGGGTTCTTCACCAATCGACTTTGCATACGCAGTGCATACTGATCTGGGGCACCGTTGTCGTGGTGCTCGAGTTGATGGTGCTATGGTGCCATTAGATACGCCGCTACAAAATGGTCAGACAATAGAAATCATTGCGGTGAAGCATGGTGGCCCCTCGCGTGATTGGATAAGCCCTAATCGCAACTACTTGCGCTCACAACGTGCCCGTACTCGTGTACGCACTTGGTTTAATGCCTTGGATGATGAAGAGGCTGGTGCAAAGTCTGGCGATATCAAAACGGAGCAGAAGCCAGTCACCAAGGTGACTGCACCAGCGCCAGAAATTATTCTCAAGCAAAGTACCCGTAGACAGGGTCAGGCAGGTGATGTGTTGGTTGTCGGGGTAGATTCATTACTAACTCAGTTGGCGCGTTGCTGTAGACCGGTGCCTCCAGATGCTGTTGCTGGATTTGTGACTCAAGGTCGTGGTGTATCCATTCATAGAAGATCTTGTAAAACTTTTAGAGGCTTATTGGAGCGGGCGCCTGAGCGGGTTATTCAGACTGCCTGGAATGAGTCGACCCCAGAAACTCTGACAACAAGTGATCCAAAACGCGTATTCCCAGCGGATCTAGCTATTACTGGTCTTGATCGCCCTGAACTCATGCGCGAGTTATTTGAAATTCTGACAAGACAGGGCGTTCATGTGATTGATTTGCGTAAATCAGCTAAACGAGGCCTTGCTCAAATCCTGTTGACTGTGGAAATTAAGGACTCAGAAGCCTTGCGCTTGGTTCAAAATGGTCTTGAGGAGGTCAAAGGGGTGACCCAAGTACGCCGCCGGTGATAAACTCTATGGCTATATAGGCTCGTAGCTCAGCTGGTTAGAGCACCACCTTGACATGGTGGGGGTCGTTGGTTCGAGTCCAATCGAGCCTACCAACGAATAAAGACCCAAAAGTGCGCGGTTGCCGAAAAGCTCCCGCGCTTTCTTTTTGGTAGATGTTGTGCAGTAAATCAGTCAATCGACTGAATCTTAATAAGATGGAGCGGTCATGCTTGTAGTTACTCTGCCAGATGGATCTAAACGTGAGTTTGATGCTCCCGTG
Proteins encoded in this window:
- a CDS encoding bifunctional (p)ppGpp synthetase/guanosine-3',5'-bis(diphosphate) 3'-pyrophosphohydrolase, which codes for MSNAGNVSESIKIIDGWYGEPSESHAAGVLSILKLLHLDEATLTAASNIARTHGKESLTKLIGDESAKLLIGYRGLRQAQAKLVRNDGGLSISGQEEMLRKMLLAFGDDLRVVLIYLASRLQTLRWITHEKMEMPKAWAQEILNIDASLANRLGIWQMKWEMEDLAFRVLSPGIYRDIAKMLDGKRIERESFIEQIVKKLQEELTAAHIQGEVQGRPKHIYSIWKKMQGKSLDFANLYDVRAFRVLVGDVKSCYAILGIVHNVWQPVPREFDDYIARPKPNGYQSLHTVVMDEHGTAFEIQVRTNEMHQQAEYGLAAHWRYKEGAYVGAATPSKNKPVSNTPNTPNPSHQTGTHSAVVAYERQIAWARQLISWKEDAWDQLKHHEIDDHIYVLTPLGKVISLEKGSSPIDFAYAVHTDLGHRCRGARVDGAMVPLDTPLQNGQTIEIIAVKHGGPSRDWISPNRNYLRSQRARTRVRTWFNALDDEEAGAKSGDIKTEQKPVTKVTAPAPEIILKQSTRRQGQAGDVLVVGVDSLLTQLARCCRPVPPDAVAGFVTQGRGVSIHRRSCKTFRGLLERAPERVIQTAWNESTPETLTTSDPKRVFPADLAITGLDRPELMRELFEILTRQGVHVIDLRKSAKRGLAQILLTVEIKDSEALRLVQNGLEEVKGVTQVRRR